A single region of the Sciurus carolinensis chromosome 14, mSciCar1.2, whole genome shotgun sequence genome encodes:
- the Grhpr gene encoding glyoxylate reductase/hydroxypyruvate reductase — MRLARLMKVFVTRRIPPEGRAALAQAADCEVEEWDSDEPIPSKELERRVVGAHGLLCLLSDRVDKGLLDAAGANLKVISTLSVGVDHLALDEIKKRGIRVGYTPDVLTDATAELAVSLLLTTCRRLPEAMEEVKNGGWTSWKPLWMCGYGLTQSTVGIVGLGRIGQAIARRLNPFGVQRFLYTGRQPKPQEAAEFQAEFVPIDQLAAESDFIVVACSLTPATKGLCNRDFFQKMKKTAVFVNISRGDVVNQDDLYQALASGQIAAAGLDVTTPEPLPTNHPLLTLKNCVILPHIGSATYRTRNTMSLLAANNLLAGLRGQPMPSELKL, encoded by the exons CTGCGAGGTGGAGGAGTGGGATTCAGATGAGCCCATCCCCAGCAAGGAACTGGAGCGTCGTGTGGTGGGGGCCCATGGcctgctctgcctcctctctGATCGCGTGGACAAGGGTCTCCTGGAtgctgcag GGGCCAACCTCAAAGTCATCAGCACACTGTCCGTGGGTGTCGACCACTTGGCTTTGGATGAAATCAAAAAGCG TGGGATCCGGGTGGGCTACACCCCAGATGTCCTGACAGATGCCACTGCAGAACTTGCCGTCTCTCTGCTACTCACCACCTGTCGCCGCTTGCCAGAGGCCATGGAGGAAGTAAAGAA TGGCGGCTGGACCTCGTGGAAGCCCCTGTGGATGTGTGGCTATGGACTCACGCAGAGCACTGTGGGCATTGTGGGACTGGGGCGCATAG GTCAGGCTATTGCACGGCGACTGAATCCATTTGGTGTCCAGAGATTTCTCTACACAGGGCGCCAACCCAAGCCTCAGGAAGCAGCAGAATTCCAGGCCGAGTTTG TGCCCATCGACCAGCTGGCTGCGGAGTCTGACTTCATCGTTGTGGCCTGCTCCTTAACACCTGCAACTAAGGGGCTCTGCAACAGGGACTTCTTCcagaagatgaagaaaacagCCGTGTTTGTCAACATCAGCAG GGGAGACGTTGTAAACCAGGATGACCTGTACCAGGCCTTGGCCAGTGGTCAGATTGCAGCTGCTGGACTGGATGTGACAACCCCAGAACCACTGCCTACAAACCACCCGCTCCTGACCCTGAAGAACTGTG TCATCCTGCCCCACATAGGCAGTGCCACCTACAGAACTCGCAACACCATGTCCTTGTTGGCGGCTAACAACTTGCTGGCTGGCCTGAGAGGGCAGCCTATGCCCAGTGAACTCAAGCTGTAG